In the genome of Monodelphis domestica isolate mMonDom1 chromosome 2, mMonDom1.pri, whole genome shotgun sequence, one region contains:
- the LOC100010162 gene encoding lys-63-specific deubiquitinase BRCC36: MAVVAVHLDSDAFLVCLNHALSTEKEEVMGLCIGEVDTSKIVHIHSVIILRRSDKRKDRVEISPEQLSAASTEAERLAELTGRPVRVVGWYHSHPHITVWPSHVDVRTQAMYQMMDQGFVGLIFSCFIEDKNTKTGRLLYTCFQSVQAQKSTDYERIEIPIHVVPHDTIGKVCLESAIELPKILCQEEQDAYRRIHSLPHLDSVTMIHNGSVFTKNLCSQMSAISGPLLQWLEDRLEQNQQRVRELQREKERLLQELAALD, from the coding sequence ATGGCAGTCGTGGCGGTGCACCTGGACTCGGACGCGTTCCTGGTGTGCCTCAACCATGCCCTGAGCACGGAGAAGGAGGAGGTGATGGGGCTGTGCATCGGCGAGGTGGACACCAGCAAGATCGTGCACATCCACTCGGTGATCATCCTGCGGCGCTCGGACAAGCGTAAGGACCGCGTGGAGATCTCCCCAGAGCAGCTGTCCGCTGCGTCCACAGAGGCCGAGCGGCTGGCTGAGCTCACGGGCCGGCCCGTGCGGGTGGTGGGCTGGTACCACTCACACCCGCACATCACCGTGTGGCCGTCGCACGTAGACGTGCGCACGCAGGCCATGTACCAGATGATGGACCAGGGCTTTGTGGGCCTCATCTTCTCGTGCTTCATCGAGGACAAGAACACCAAGACTGGCAGGCTGCTGTACACGTGCTTCCAGTCAGTGCAGGCGCAGAAGAGCACCGACTATGAGCGCATTGAGATCCCCATCCATGTGGTGCCACACGACACCATAGGCAAGGTGTGCCTCGAGTCGGCCATCGAGCTGCCCAAGATCCTGTGCCAGGAGGAGCAGGATGCCTACCGCCGCATCCACAGCCTCCCACACCTTGACTCCGTCACCATGATCCACAACGGCTCCGTCTTCACCAAGAACCTGTGCAGCCAAATGTCGGCCATCAGCGGGCCGCTGCTGCAATGGCTTGAGGACCGACTGGAACAGAATCAGCAGCGGGTGCGTGAGCTGCAGCGGGAGAAAGAGCGGCTGCTGCAGGAGCTGGCTGCCCTAGACTGA